One genomic region from Vannielia litorea encodes:
- a CDS encoding CpaE family protein codes for MTMTAVLQPEPAPITACTVSRDVQNFDLLIEDMETELGESWGDLGFADAYTFLDQDEAQELEFFAIALDGEDEGNLPEITALIKKARDRNVKVILIAEDVSPIVLHQLLHNGADDFVPYPLPESALHDAIERLRKPEPEPAAAAQAGGASVPTVYTASDRNGVVLAVHGMAGGTGATTFAVNLAYELATFDKVTNPRVCLLDFDFQFGSTATFLDLDRKEAVYELLSDTASMDSAALLAALQSYKDKVQVLTAPAEMLPLDIVTPEDISAILQVARYNFDFVVIDMPTTVCTWTETVLDAAQVYFAPIELDMRSAQNVMRMIRALKSEDLPFEKMRFALNRAPKFTDLSGKQRVKRMAEGLDIDIELMLANGAKQVSDSADHGQPLGEFAPKNQYRRDVQKLAKSLLDLVKVEEEAV; via the coding sequence GACCGAGCTGGGCGAAAGCTGGGGCGACCTCGGCTTTGCCGATGCCTATACCTTCCTCGACCAAGACGAGGCGCAAGAACTCGAGTTCTTCGCCATCGCGCTGGACGGTGAAGACGAGGGCAACCTGCCCGAGATCACCGCCCTCATCAAGAAAGCCCGCGACCGCAATGTCAAGGTCATCCTGATCGCCGAAGATGTCAGCCCGATCGTGCTGCACCAGCTGCTGCACAACGGCGCCGACGACTTCGTGCCCTACCCGCTTCCCGAGAGCGCGCTGCATGATGCCATCGAGCGACTGCGCAAGCCCGAGCCCGAGCCGGCTGCTGCCGCACAGGCCGGCGGTGCCTCGGTGCCCACCGTCTACACCGCCAGCGACCGCAACGGCGTTGTGCTCGCGGTCCATGGCATGGCCGGCGGCACCGGTGCCACCACATTCGCGGTGAACCTCGCCTACGAGCTCGCCACCTTCGACAAGGTCACCAACCCCCGCGTCTGCCTGCTGGACTTCGACTTTCAGTTCGGCTCCACCGCCACCTTCCTCGACCTCGACCGCAAGGAAGCCGTCTACGAGTTGCTGAGCGACACCGCCTCGATGGACAGTGCCGCCCTGCTCGCCGCGCTTCAGAGCTACAAGGACAAGGTGCAGGTGCTCACCGCGCCGGCCGAGATGCTGCCGCTGGATATCGTGACCCCCGAGGATATCTCGGCGATCCTGCAGGTGGCCCGCTACAACTTCGATTTTGTGGTCATCGACATGCCCACCACCGTTTGCACCTGGACCGAAACGGTTCTGGACGCCGCGCAGGTCTACTTCGCACCCATCGAGCTCGACATGCGCTCGGCGCAAAACGTCATGCGGATGATCCGGGCGCTCAAGTCCGAGGATCTTCCCTTCGAGAAGATGCGCTTCGCACTCAACCGCGCGCCCAAGTTCACCGACCTTTCAGGCAAGCAGCGCGTCAAGCGCATGGCCGAAGGGCTCGACATCGATATCGAGCTGATGCTGGCCAATGGCGCCAAGCAGGTCAGCGACAGCGCCGATCATGGCCAGCCGCTGGGCGAGTTCGCCCCGAAAAACCAGTATCGCCGCGATGTTCAGAAACTCGCCAAATCACTGCTCGACCTCGTGAAGGTCGAAGAAGAAGCGGTCTGA
- a CDS encoding CpaF family protein codes for MFSRYKKQAAPEAPAPNPAAAAAAAAAPEQAAPAAAAPKAKLQRAAITPQKGVKVAAVATPEDKEKKRKERLSEIKVELHKALLDNLNLAALETATESDLKSEIVAISAETLDAMGVVLNKDERATLHQDLYDEVTGLGPLEPLLKDDDVNDILVNGPKQIFVERAGKLMLSDITFKDEKHLLRIIDKIVSAVGRRVDESNPYVDARLQDGSRFNAMVPPIAVDGSLVSIRKFKKEKLAVDDLVKFGAFTEEMAAYLQAAVACRLNVIVSGGTGSGKTTTLNALSSFIDNSERILTIEDTAELQLQQTHVGRMESRPANVEGKGAVTQRDCLRNALRMRPDRIIVGETRGEEVIDMLQAMNTGHDGSMTTIHANSARDGVSRLENMIAMAGIEMPLKAVRSQIASAVNLIVQASRLQDGSRRMVSITEITGMEGEVISMQEIFRYERLGLASDGKIIGRFNATGVRSAYSDRFKSWGYDLPATIFEPIAAQ; via the coding sequence ATGTTCTCGCGCTACAAGAAACAGGCCGCACCCGAGGCACCCGCGCCCAACCCGGCCGCCGCCGCTGCCGCAGCCGCCGCTCCCGAGCAGGCGGCTCCCGCCGCTGCTGCCCCCAAGGCCAAGCTCCAGCGCGCCGCGATCACGCCCCAGAAGGGCGTGAAGGTGGCCGCGGTCGCCACGCCCGAGGACAAGGAAAAGAAGCGCAAGGAGCGCCTCTCGGAGATCAAGGTGGAGCTGCACAAGGCGCTGCTTGACAACCTCAACCTCGCCGCGCTCGAAACCGCGACCGAGAGCGACCTGAAATCCGAGATCGTCGCCATTTCGGCCGAAACGCTGGATGCAATGGGCGTTGTGCTCAACAAGGACGAGCGCGCCACCCTGCACCAGGATCTCTACGATGAGGTCACGGGCCTCGGCCCGCTCGAGCCGCTGCTGAAAGACGATGACGTGAACGATATTCTCGTCAACGGCCCCAAGCAGATCTTCGTCGAACGCGCGGGCAAGCTCATGCTGTCCGACATCACCTTCAAGGATGAAAAGCACCTGCTGCGGATCATCGACAAGATCGTGTCGGCGGTGGGTCGCCGCGTCGATGAAAGCAACCCCTACGTCGACGCCCGTCTGCAGGACGGCTCGCGTTTCAACGCGATGGTCCCGCCGATCGCCGTGGATGGCAGCCTCGTCTCCATCCGTAAATTCAAGAAAGAGAAGCTCGCGGTCGACGACCTCGTGAAGTTCGGCGCCTTCACCGAGGAGATGGCCGCCTACCTTCAGGCCGCCGTTGCCTGCCGCCTCAACGTGATCGTCTCCGGCGGTACCGGCTCCGGTAAGACGACAACGCTCAACGCCCTGTCGAGCTTCATCGACAACTCCGAGCGCATCCTGACCATCGAGGACACGGCGGAACTTCAGCTCCAGCAGACCCACGTGGGCCGGATGGAAAGCCGCCCCGCCAACGTCGAGGGCAAGGGCGCCGTGACCCAGCGCGACTGTCTGCGCAACGCCCTGCGGATGCGCCCTGACCGCATCATCGTGGGTGAGACCCGCGGCGAGGAAGTGATCGACATGCTGCAGGCCATGAACACCGGCCACGACGGCTCGATGACCACGATCCACGCCAACTCGGCCCGCGATGGCGTGTCGCGTCTTGAGAACATGATAGCCATGGCCGGTATCGAAATGCCGCTGAAGGCCGTGCGCTCGCAGATTGCCTCCGCTGTGAACCTCATCGTGCAGGCCTCGCGCCTGCAGGACGGCTCCCGCCGGATGGTCTCCATCACCGAGATCACCGGCATGGAAGGCGAGGTCATCTCGATGCAGGAGATCTTCCGCTACGAGCGCCTCGGGCTGGCTTCTGACGGCAAGATCATCGGCCGCTTCAACGCCACCGGCGTCCGCTCGGCCTATTCCGACCGCTTCAAATCCTGGGGCTACGACCTGCCCGCCACCATCTTCGAACCCATCGCCGCGCAATAA
- a CDS encoding type II secretion system F family protein, whose amino-acid sequence MQISAEPIIYGLIFVAVLVMVEGIYLVVFGKSISLNSKVNRRLDMMEKGGNREEVLEQLRKEMKQHMTTKSIPLYSILADKAQKANIAFSPGALVGIMLGLSVVAFGALSVASTAGIGVRIIVSLAMGIGGVYVWVNNKAKKRLTLVEEQLPDAVELMVRSLRVGHPFSSAVNIVAKEVPDPLGSEFGVIADEAAYGRDMSESLKDLAERMDMQDLRFLAVAVTIQQQSGGNLAEILEGLGKVIRARFKLFRRVKAITAEAKWSGMFLSMFPILAIIMINVIKPDYYDDVKDTAAFIPACIVVATFLVVNVVFMKIMVNIKV is encoded by the coding sequence ATGCAGATTTCAGCAGAACCAATCATCTACGGCCTCATATTCGTGGCCGTACTGGTCATGGTCGAAGGCATCTACCTTGTCGTCTTCGGCAAGTCGATCTCGCTCAACAGCAAGGTCAACCGCCGCCTCGACATGATGGAAAAAGGCGGCAACCGCGAAGAAGTGCTCGAACAGCTCCGCAAGGAGATGAAGCAGCACATGACGACCAAGAGCATCCCGCTCTACTCGATCCTCGCCGACAAGGCCCAGAAAGCCAACATCGCCTTCTCCCCCGGCGCGCTGGTCGGCATCATGCTCGGCCTCTCCGTCGTGGCCTTCGGCGCCCTCTCCGTCGCGTCCACCGCCGGCATCGGCGTGCGCATCATCGTCTCCCTGGCGATGGGCATCGGCGGCGTCTACGTCTGGGTGAACAACAAGGCCAAGAAGCGCCTCACCCTCGTCGAAGAGCAACTCCCCGACGCCGTCGAACTGATGGTCCGCTCCCTCCGCGTCGGCCACCCCTTCTCCTCCGCGGTCAACATCGTCGCCAAGGAAGTGCCAGACCCCCTCGGCTCCGAATTCGGCGTCATCGCCGACGAGGCCGCCTATGGCCGCGACATGTCGGAATCCCTCAAGGACCTCGCCGAACGGATGGACATGCAGGACCTCCGCTTCCTCGCCGTCGCCGTCACCATCCAGCAGCAGTCGGGCGGCAACCTCGCCGAGATCCTCGAAGGCCTCGGCAAGGTGATCCGCGCCCGCTTCAAGCTGTTCCGCCGGGTCAAGGCGATCACCGCCGAAGCCAAGTGGTCCGGCATGTTCCTGTCGATGTTCCCGATCCTCGCGATCATCATGATCAACGTGATCAAACCCGACTATTACGATGACGTGAAGGACACCGCCGCCTTCATCCCCGCCTGTATCGTCGTCGCCACCTTCCTCGTCGTCAACGTGGTCTTCATGAAGATCATGGTGAACATCAAAGTCTGA
- a CDS encoding type II secretion system F family protein codes for MELLQNANDWLIATFGDLGPLYAIGALGLVLVLLTLPSFLKKPADPMDKLKGTGGGARAAKADDPKGAKLRTKNKNAEKLDKFATFLEPQSAEEMSAARLKMMQAGYRSKNAVRIYHFIQFSLGIGMLLIGLLIAIISSANGEVETQQLLMMVLIPGFAGYYLPRYWVNRRLQQRQGEITNGFPDSLDMMLVCVEAGQSMDQAIIRVSKEIKQGYPALAEEYEIVAHEVKAGKDKTNVLKDMSERCGVPDIASFVTVMIQSASFGTSIADALRVFSEEMRDKRVMRAEEKANVLPTKLTLGTMMFTVPPLMIILIGPSVYQIYDTLSNATFF; via the coding sequence ATGGAACTCCTTCAAAACGCCAACGACTGGCTGATCGCAACCTTCGGGGACCTTGGCCCGCTCTACGCCATCGGCGCCCTCGGCCTCGTGCTGGTGCTGCTCACCCTGCCCTCCTTCCTCAAGAAGCCGGCAGATCCGATGGACAAGCTCAAGGGCACCGGCGGCGGCGCACGCGCGGCCAAGGCCGACGACCCGAAGGGCGCCAAGCTCCGGACCAAGAACAAGAACGCCGAGAAGCTCGACAAGTTCGCCACCTTCCTCGAGCCCCAGTCGGCCGAAGAGATGAGCGCCGCGCGGCTGAAGATGATGCAGGCCGGCTACCGCTCCAAGAACGCGGTGCGGATTTACCACTTCATACAGTTCTCGCTCGGCATCGGCATGCTGCTGATCGGTCTGCTGATCGCCATCATCAGCTCCGCCAATGGCGAGGTCGAAACCCAGCAGCTCCTGATGATGGTGCTGATCCCGGGCTTCGCGGGCTACTACCTGCCCCGCTACTGGGTGAACCGCCGCCTGCAACAGCGCCAGGGTGAAATCACCAACGGCTTCCCGGACTCGCTCGACATGATGCTGGTCTGCGTCGAGGCCGGCCAGTCAATGGACCAGGCGATCATCCGGGTTTCCAAGGAGATCAAGCAGGGCTACCCCGCGCTCGCCGAGGAATACGAGATCGTCGCCCACGAGGTGAAAGCCGGTAAAGACAAGACGAACGTCCTCAAGGACATGTCAGAGCGCTGCGGCGTGCCCGACATCGCCTCCTTCGTGACCGTGATGATCCAGTCCGCCAGCTTCGGCACCTCGATCGCAGACGCCCTCCGCGTCTTCTCCGAAGAGATGCGCGACAAGCGGGTGATGCGCGCCGAAGAAAAGGCCAACGTCCTGCCCACCAAGCTGACGCTCGGCACCATGATGTTCACCGTGCCGCCGCTGATGATCATCCTCATCGGCCCGTCGGTCTACCAGATCTACGACACGCTGAGCAACGCGACGTTCTTCTGA
- a CDS encoding ATP-binding protein: MFENFDPLSISDTTLPDESVVLKRTKRSIHSILHSYVGWFDPFAELIQNAMDAVDKRGTDDGEAKRIRIIINEEKNQITVSDNGVGLSESAFLKFLAPHESFKEKGERGSKGVGATFLAYGFNYIRIDTKTKHFNASGEMEGARSWLHNDNASSNPEVYPTGDPYIDADFHEFSSGVSITLKLDETTKPSRLSWPGLKNAEVWFVSLSVKTALGAVSEAPDVEVYICHVNPSGVVTEHVAKRCEYLPPHAHVQKVVDYDKVVKTIEENVKKNGAAAKLPVKIRNLDAVSIKWDSASIIEKIDGLDPDDAQFCKDHSVSIIASLMSGAKVWKRLAENKFRYRPTAKIYEPGIQLAADNMPQGDMLQIPLVRYTGRQNQVHIVIHFKDCVVDLGRKGFDKSFTDFAKKVSRLLLEKNFTRIRDCLRNEDNKQKSLIKGDKVDGWKKALEQHEENSPLLLKNPNFFIPINEISISSEPSREQDVIALFNQLVAGGVVRGIKVVGTNEMSTYDGAYRVRVGADYGSHVFDPVSNPLGITEEHSSDYEDEYPEGFVSTKLKVLEYKFTLDGLISDLTTGDKQASDIDLVIAWEAGDDYVQLFELNSLLIDEGCSDREYHGVTHTLSDEHGNHVMDVILLRDLIGFLNAPDEEGRRQEMYEIG; encoded by the coding sequence ATGTTTGAAAACTTTGATCCTTTAAGCATTTCCGACACAACCTTGCCCGACGAGAGCGTAGTTCTAAAGCGAACAAAACGTAGCATCCACTCGATCCTCCATTCATATGTAGGTTGGTTTGATCCATTCGCAGAGTTGATCCAAAATGCGATGGACGCTGTTGATAAGCGTGGCACTGATGATGGCGAGGCAAAAAGAATAAGAATAATAATTAATGAAGAGAAAAACCAAATTACCGTCTCTGATAATGGTGTCGGTTTAAGTGAAAGCGCATTCTTGAAGTTTTTAGCGCCGCATGAGTCATTTAAAGAGAAGGGTGAGCGCGGAAGCAAGGGTGTGGGTGCGACATTTTTAGCTTATGGTTTTAATTACATCAGAATTGATACGAAAACAAAGCACTTCAACGCTAGCGGCGAGATGGAGGGGGCAAGAAGCTGGCTTCACAACGACAATGCTAGCTCGAATCCGGAAGTTTATCCAACTGGCGATCCGTATATTGACGCGGACTTTCACGAGTTTTCATCTGGCGTGTCTATCACGTTAAAGCTGGACGAGACAACAAAGCCTTCAAGGCTTTCTTGGCCCGGTTTAAAAAATGCTGAGGTTTGGTTCGTTTCTTTGAGTGTGAAGACGGCATTGGGCGCAGTTTCCGAGGCTCCCGACGTGGAGGTGTACATCTGTCACGTTAACCCATCTGGCGTTGTGACAGAGCATGTGGCGAAGAGATGTGAATACTTGCCGCCACACGCTCACGTCCAAAAGGTGGTTGACTACGATAAGGTCGTCAAAACGATTGAGGAAAACGTCAAGAAAAACGGCGCGGCCGCAAAGCTTCCTGTGAAGATCAGAAACCTCGACGCAGTATCCATTAAATGGGATAGCGCTTCGATAATTGAGAAGATTGATGGCCTCGATCCGGACGACGCTCAGTTCTGCAAAGATCATAGTGTTAGCATAATTGCGTCCCTTATGTCGGGAGCAAAAGTTTGGAAGCGGCTGGCAGAAAACAAGTTCAGATATCGACCGACTGCCAAAATATACGAACCCGGAATTCAGTTGGCCGCAGATAATATGCCGCAGGGCGATATGTTGCAGATCCCCTTAGTGCGGTACACAGGCAGGCAGAACCAGGTTCATATAGTAATACACTTCAAAGATTGTGTTGTTGACTTGGGCAGGAAGGGGTTCGACAAGTCTTTTACCGACTTTGCAAAGAAAGTTTCGCGCCTCCTCTTGGAGAAGAATTTTACAAGGATTCGTGACTGCCTTAGAAATGAAGACAACAAGCAAAAGAGCCTAATCAAGGGTGACAAGGTAGACGGATGGAAGAAGGCGCTTGAGCAACATGAAGAAAATTCACCATTGCTTTTGAAGAATCCAAACTTTTTTATTCCCATAAATGAGATATCTATTTCTTCGGAGCCCTCAAGAGAGCAAGATGTTATCGCTCTATTCAATCAGTTGGTTGCTGGTGGTGTGGTAAGAGGTATTAAGGTAGTTGGAACCAATGAGATGAGCACCTACGATGGTGCTTACAGAGTAAGGGTAGGTGCAGACTATGGAAGTCATGTTTTCGACCCAGTCAGCAATCCCTTAGGGATAACCGAGGAGCATTCTTCTGACTACGAGGATGAATATCCTGAAGGCTTCGTTTCAACCAAACTTAAGGTTTTGGAGTACAAATTTACCCTAGATGGCTTGATTTCTGATTTGACTACTGGAGACAAGCAAGCCTCTGATATTGATCTAGTTATCGCTTGGGAAGCAGGTGATGACTATGTTCAGTTGTTTGAGTTGAATTCACTGTTGATCGATGAGGGGTGCTCTGATCGTGAATATCACGGCGTTACGCATACCCTTTCGGATGAGCATGGCAACCATGTTATGGACGTAATTTTGCTTCGCGACCTCATCGGATTCTTGAATGCTCCTGATGAGGAGGGTCGCAGGCAGGAAATGTATGAAATAGGATGA
- a CDS encoding tetratricopeptide repeat protein has protein sequence MVARAGARAHLRGNKNPRASSLLFYRSIFPKALAALLLLALAACGSDRLSELNQGTKASGARSYEDPDGLIVGHRLMSAGEYELALSAYYRAGAEQGLTVDVLSALGSANLKLGRLGQAEDLLRKAIEKDEKFPPAWNNLGVILMEKREYGEAERVFKIAFALDSGNSAEIKKNLNLAMDRMKIPGYGSEQEQQTNFDLVRRGSGQYLLLSTP, from the coding sequence GTGGTTGCCAGAGCGGGGGCGCGCGCGCATCTTCGCGGCAACAAGAACCCGCGGGCGAGCAGTCTCCTGTTTTACAGATCGATCTTCCCCAAGGCCCTCGCGGCCCTTCTCCTGCTGGCGCTGGCCGCTTGCGGGTCTGATCGGCTTTCTGAATTGAATCAAGGGACTAAGGCCAGCGGCGCCCGTTCTTACGAAGACCCGGACGGGTTGATCGTGGGGCACAGGCTGATGTCGGCGGGGGAGTATGAGTTGGCGCTCTCGGCCTATTACCGGGCCGGCGCCGAGCAGGGGTTGACGGTTGATGTCCTGAGCGCGCTCGGTAGTGCAAATCTCAAGCTCGGCCGCTTGGGCCAGGCCGAGGATCTTCTGCGCAAGGCCATCGAGAAGGATGAGAAATTTCCCCCTGCCTGGAACAACTTAGGCGTCATCCTCATGGAAAAACGCGAGTACGGCGAGGCCGAAAGGGTCTTCAAAATCGCCTTCGCGCTGGACAGTGGCAATTCCGCCGAGATCAAGAAAAACCTTAACCTCGCTATGGATCGCATGAAGATCCCCGGCTATGGTTCTGAACAAGAACAACAAACCAATTTCGACTTGGTGCGCAGGGGCAGCGGGCAATACCTTCTTCTCAGCACGCCATGA
- a CDS encoding tetratricopeptide repeat protein — protein sequence MRQTSLISLALTGALALSACQKSADGEVSRAMASVNAVDENGLSDIMLTVADPNEAVNYFKRASKDNPKRIDLKRGLALSLVRAKKNTEAVAAWRAVVKHEDSTLDDKVDFADALLRNGDWKEAETTLDGIPPTHETYKRYRLEAMVADSNKEWKKADSFYETAVALTTKPSGVLNNWGYSKLSRGDYGGAEKLFVEAIQYDPELFTAKNNLVLARGAQRNYQLPLVQMTQVERAQLLHTAALAAVKQGDVETGKGLLQEAIDAHPQHFEEAVRSLRALENNVTN from the coding sequence ATGCGCCAGACATCCCTTATTTCCCTTGCACTTACCGGTGCCCTGGCCCTCTCGGCCTGTCAGAAATCCGCCGATGGCGAGGTCTCCCGCGCGATGGCCTCGGTGAACGCCGTAGACGAAAACGGCCTCTCCGACATCATGCTAACCGTCGCCGACCCCAACGAGGCGGTGAACTACTTCAAGCGCGCCAGCAAGGACAATCCCAAGCGGATCGACCTCAAGCGCGGCCTCGCTCTAAGTCTTGTCCGTGCAAAGAAAAATACCGAGGCCGTCGCCGCATGGCGCGCCGTGGTGAAGCACGAGGACAGCACGCTCGACGACAAGGTCGACTTTGCCGACGCCCTCCTGCGCAACGGCGACTGGAAGGAAGCCGAGACCACGCTAGACGGCATCCCACCCACCCACGAGACCTACAAGCGCTACCGCCTCGAGGCCATGGTCGCCGACAGCAACAAGGAGTGGAAGAAGGCCGACAGCTTCTACGAGACCGCCGTCGCCCTCACCACCAAGCCCTCCGGCGTGCTGAACAACTGGGGCTACTCCAAGCTCTCCCGTGGCGACTACGGCGGCGCCGAGAAGCTCTTCGTCGAGGCCATCCAGTACGACCCTGAGCTCTTCACCGCCAAGAACAACCTCGTGCTCGCCCGTGGTGCTCAGCGCAACTATCAGCTACCCTTGGTTCAGATGACCCAAGTCGAGCGTGCGCAGCTCTTGCACACCGCCGCACTGGCCGCGGTCAAACAGGGCGATGTGGAAACCGGCAAGGGCCTGCTGCAAGAGGCGATCGACGCGCACCCGCAGCACTTTGAAGAGGCCGTGCGGTCGCTCAGGGCGCTGGAAAACAACGTCACCAACTGA
- a CDS encoding prepilin peptidase: MLAPATASLWFFILTAPICLYVAWSDMARMKIPNKAVVLTVIVYAIAGLILLPFVDYAWRWLHLAVVLAIGFVMNMLGMLGAGDAKFAAAMAPFIALGDLFNVMMLFAAIMLAAFVTHRIVRTIAPVRKIVPHWESWTRKDFPMGLALGGTLAAYLAMAAKYGI; encoded by the coding sequence ATGCTCGCCCCCGCAACGGCCAGCCTGTGGTTCTTCATCCTGACCGCGCCGATCTGCCTGTACGTGGCGTGGTCGGACATGGCGCGGATGAAGATCCCCAACAAGGCCGTGGTGCTGACCGTCATCGTCTACGCCATCGCGGGGCTGATCCTGCTGCCTTTCGTCGACTACGCTTGGCGCTGGCTCCACCTCGCCGTGGTTCTGGCCATCGGCTTCGTGATGAACATGCTGGGGATGCTGGGCGCCGGGGACGCGAAGTTTGCAGCCGCGATGGCCCCGTTCATCGCGCTGGGTGACCTATTCAACGTGATGATGCTCTTCGCCGCTATCATGTTGGCGGCCTTCGTCACCCATCGCATTGTCCGCACGATCGCCCCCGTCCGCAAGATCGTGCCCCATTGGGAGAGCTGGACGCGCAAGGACTTTCCGATGGGACTCGCGCTCGGGGGAACGCTCGCAGCCTACCTTGCGATGGCTGCCAAATACGGCATCTAG
- a CDS encoding ATPase, whose amino-acid sequence MNMEVANVIAPPAPKRLEDMQLPLVMMRDIVLKTIFRKNVETVAEISPAICLPIPVTQELVDLARSQKLIEATGSMTAGGSGEMGYQLTDAGKARALDALAQSEYYGAMPVPLEVYQEQVKRQSIRNIQITRQQLTDAMGHLILPDSLLDHLGPAVSAGRSILMYGPPGNGKSSISNGIRDAMGDKIFIPRAIEYAGQVITVFDPIVHTAVEEEADDPNSLRRTSGRFDTRYVRCERPTVITGGELSLSMLDLVYNPTARTYQAPLQLKSSGGIFIVDDLGRQAEPPQALVNRWIVPLEESKDILALQSGEKFEVPFDTLVIFSTNFHPNEIFDKAALRRIFFKIKIDGPVQEDYLKIFAMVAKKRGMPLDQDALIHLLKVKYPEIDNIYANYQPIFLIDQMIAICEFEGIPYQMTPELIDRAWANMFVKEETIVH is encoded by the coding sequence ATGAACATGGAAGTGGCCAATGTGATTGCGCCCCCCGCGCCGAAGCGGTTGGAAGACATGCAATTGCCCCTGGTGATGATGCGCGACATCGTGCTGAAAACCATTTTCCGCAAGAACGTCGAGACCGTGGCCGAAATTTCGCCGGCCATCTGCCTGCCGATCCCGGTGACACAAGAACTGGTGGACCTCGCGCGCAGCCAGAAGCTGATCGAGGCGACGGGTTCCATGACGGCAGGCGGCTCGGGTGAGATGGGCTATCAGCTCACTGACGCCGGCAAGGCGCGAGCGCTCGATGCGCTGGCCCAGTCTGAATACTACGGCGCCATGCCGGTGCCGCTGGAGGTGTATCAGGAGCAGGTGAAGCGCCAGTCGATCCGCAACATCCAGATCACTCGTCAGCAGCTCACCGACGCTATGGGCCACTTGATCTTGCCCGACAGCCTGCTTGACCACCTCGGCCCGGCGGTCTCTGCCGGTCGTTCGATCCTGATGTATGGCCCGCCGGGCAACGGCAAGTCCTCGATCTCGAACGGTATTCGCGATGCGATGGGGGACAAGATCTTCATCCCCCGCGCCATTGAATACGCCGGACAGGTGATCACGGTCTTCGACCCGATCGTGCATACCGCCGTCGAGGAAGAGGCCGACGACCCCAACAGCCTGCGCCGCACCTCGGGCCGCTTCGATACCCGCTATGTGCGCTGCGAGCGCCCGACCGTGATCACTGGTGGTGAGCTTTCACTCTCGATGCTCGACCTGGTCTACAACCCCACCGCCCGCACCTATCAGGCCCCGCTTCAGCTGAAGTCCTCCGGCGGCATCTTCATCGTGGACGACCTTGGCCGTCAGGCTGAGCCGCCGCAGGCACTGGTCAACCGCTGGATCGTTCCGCTGGAAGAGAGCAAGGATATCCTCGCCCTGCAGTCGGGCGAGAAGTTCGAGGTGCCCTTCGACACGCTGGTGATCTTCTCCACCAACTTCCACCCCAACGAGATCTTCGATAAGGCGGCGCTGCGCCGGATCTTCTTCAAGATCAAGATCGACGGGCCGGTGCAGGAGGATTACCTGAAGATCTTCGCGATGGTCGCCAAGAAGCGCGGCATGCCGCTCGATCAGGATGCGCTGATCCACCTGCTGAAGGTGAAGTATCCGGAGATCGACAACATCTACGCCAACTACCAGCCGATCTTCTTGATCGACCAGATGATAGCCATCTGCGAGTTCGAGGGCATCCCCTACCAGATGACGCCCGAACTGATCGACCGCGCCTGGGCGAACATGTTCGTCAAGGAAGAGACGATCGTGCACTAA